A genomic region of Acidimicrobiales bacterium contains the following coding sequences:
- a CDS encoding NAD(P)/FAD-dependent oxidoreductase: MHVVVVGAGPAGSAAAITLARGGATVVVIDKATFPRDKCCGDGLTTGALRRLEELGLDPAALPSWQTVDDVVVRSVSGRTFRFPMPRGRGVYAAVVRRSELDAALVELARAAGADVREGVGVAGVAAVGTGVRVSTDDGDVLDADYVIAADGVWSAVRKLTGASDEEGYLGEWHAFRQYRKSTAPAARDLWVLFEEDLRPGYAWSFPLADDIVNVGIGILRKPGEPTKDLGRRFRDVLERAQFVDVIGESAEESPAKAWPIPARVEKTALDALDGRVLFVGDAARATDPMTGEGIGQALETGEYAAMAILSSGDPAARYRRVVATGLARDNRLAGWLSRNGLAHRKGIRYALRVAGLTDWTRRNFARWLFEDEPRAILATPHRWHRHFLERDGAFKP; encoded by the coding sequence ATGCACGTTGTCGTTGTGGGTGCGGGACCGGCGGGCAGCGCCGCGGCCATCACGTTGGCCCGCGGCGGCGCGACCGTCGTCGTGATCGACAAGGCGACCTTCCCGCGCGACAAGTGCTGCGGTGACGGCCTCACGACGGGTGCGCTGCGCCGCCTCGAGGAACTCGGCCTCGACCCGGCAGCGTTGCCGAGTTGGCAGACGGTCGACGACGTCGTGGTGCGCAGCGTGTCGGGCCGCACGTTCCGCTTCCCGATGCCGCGTGGTCGCGGCGTGTACGCCGCGGTCGTCCGGCGGAGCGAACTCGACGCCGCCCTCGTGGAGTTGGCCCGCGCCGCGGGCGCCGACGTGCGCGAGGGCGTCGGCGTCGCCGGGGTCGCGGCCGTCGGTACCGGTGTGCGTGTGTCGACCGACGACGGCGACGTGCTCGACGCCGACTACGTGATCGCCGCCGACGGCGTGTGGTCGGCGGTGCGCAAGCTGACGGGCGCCAGCGACGAAGAGGGGTACCTCGGCGAGTGGCACGCGTTCCGCCAGTACCGCAAGTCGACGGCGCCGGCGGCGCGGGATCTGTGGGTGCTGTTCGAAGAAGACCTGCGGCCTGGGTATGCCTGGTCGTTCCCGCTCGCCGACGACATCGTGAACGTCGGCATCGGCATCCTGCGCAAGCCGGGCGAGCCGACGAAGGACCTCGGCCGCCGGTTCCGCGACGTGCTCGAGCGCGCCCAGTTCGTCGACGTGATCGGTGAATCGGCGGAGGAGTCCCCGGCCAAGGCGTGGCCGATCCCGGCCCGGGTCGAAAAGACGGCGCTCGACGCACTCGACGGGCGAGTGCTGTTCGTGGGCGACGCCGCCCGCGCCACCGACCCCATGACGGGCGAAGGCATCGGCCAGGCGCTCGAGACGGGCGAGTACGCGGCGATGGCGATCCTGAGCAGCGGCGATCCGGCGGCGCGCTACCGGAGGGTCGTCGCGACGGGCCTCGCGCGCGACAACCGCCTCGCCGGCTGGTTGTCGCGCAACGGCCTCGCGCACCGCAAGGGCATCCGCTACGCGCTGCGCGTCGCCGGGCTCACCGACTGGACGCGGCGCAACTTCGCCCGCTGGCTCTTCGAAGACGAGCCCCGGGCGATCCTGGCGACGCCGCACCGCTGGCACCGCCACTTCCTCGAAAGAGACGGCGCCTTCAAGCCGTAG